A section of the Enterococcus montenegrensis genome encodes:
- a CDS encoding ClC family H(+)/Cl(-) exchange transporter — translation MKKFLDTLDKTKIKYIGKGILVGTLAGIVVSVFRLWIEKIGEILPVIYQYLKVQPIFLIPWTILMLLCAIVVGALIKSEPNIKGSGIPQVEGQLKDEISVLWWSVLWKKFIGGILSVGTGLFLGREGPSIQLGASCAQGVATKMKAGKSEEKILLSSGAAAGLAAAFNAPVAGLLFVVEEVHHNFSPLVWLTSFAAALMSNFVSLTIFGLQPVLHLGDIPSLPLRHYWLLILLGIVLGILGRFYQVILLALEKWYGFLPLPAHLRGIIPFLLVIFVGLFFPNYLGGGNQIIIALGQHSPTLIALFGLLSLRFIFSMISYGSGLPGGIFLPILTLGAIIGSLFANCAVIFFGLEPTFVKDFIVIAMAGYFAAIGKAPLTAIILVTEMVGSLVHLMPLGLTALVAYVVVDILGGDPIYEALLERLVKGKKTHLTGQRTTVEIPVLAGSKLDGTLVRDFDWPNHMLLALLRRGDREILPHGDTVIKMGDTLEILTDTTHAGDIVRTINEQM, via the coding sequence GTGAAGAAGTTTTTGGATACGCTAGATAAAACAAAAATAAAATATATTGGAAAAGGAATTTTAGTTGGGACTTTGGCGGGAATTGTGGTGAGTGTATTTCGCCTTTGGATTGAAAAGATTGGTGAAATTTTACCTGTCATTTATCAGTACTTAAAAGTACAGCCAATTTTTTTAATTCCTTGGACTATTTTGATGCTTTTATGTGCCATTGTCGTTGGTGCTTTAATTAAAAGCGAGCCCAATATTAAAGGAAGTGGGATTCCTCAGGTTGAAGGACAGTTGAAAGATGAAATTTCGGTTTTGTGGTGGTCGGTTTTGTGGAAGAAATTTATCGGCGGTATTTTAAGCGTTGGTACAGGCTTATTCCTTGGAAGAGAAGGCCCCTCTATCCAGCTGGGGGCCAGCTGTGCTCAAGGTGTTGCTACTAAAATGAAAGCTGGCAAAAGCGAAGAGAAAATTTTACTGTCCAGTGGTGCAGCTGCTGGTTTGGCCGCTGCCTTTAATGCACCTGTTGCCGGCTTATTATTTGTCGTTGAAGAAGTTCATCATAACTTTTCCCCATTGGTTTGGTTGACCTCTTTTGCTGCCGCTTTAATGTCTAATTTCGTTTCTTTAACTATTTTTGGCTTACAACCGGTACTGCATTTAGGTGATATTCCTTCTTTGCCGTTAAGACATTATTGGCTACTTATTTTATTAGGAATTGTCTTAGGGATTTTAGGCCGCTTTTATCAAGTTATTTTACTAGCACTAGAGAAATGGTATGGCTTTTTACCCTTACCGGCTCATTTGCGTGGTATTATTCCATTTCTTTTGGTCATTTTTGTCGGCCTATTTTTTCCTAATTATCTTGGCGGCGGCAATCAAATCATTATTGCTTTAGGGCAACATTCCCCTACTTTAATCGCATTATTTGGTTTACTGAGCTTGCGTTTTATTTTTTCGATGATTTCTTATGGCTCCGGACTTCCTGGTGGGATATTTTTACCCATTTTAACTCTAGGCGCAATAATAGGTAGTCTTTTTGCTAACTGCGCTGTGATTTTCTTTGGTTTAGAGCCCACCTTTGTTAAAGATTTCATCGTGATCGCCATGGCAGGATATTTTGCTGCCATCGGTAAGGCACCGCTAACTGCCATCATTTTGGTCACTGAAATGGTTGGATCACTCGTACATTTAATGCCCCTCGGCTTGACTGCACTAGTAGCATATGTCGTAGTAGATATTTTAGGTGGCGATCCAATTTATGAGGCACTTTTGGAGCGACTTGTGAAAGGCAAAAAGACGCATTTAACCGGGCAAAGAACAACTGTCGAAATCCCAGTTTTGGCTGGTAGCAAACTAGATGGGACGTTGGTTCGTGATTTTGATTGGCCAAATCATATGCTCTTAGCACTTTTACGTCGTGGTGATCGTGAAATTCTCCCCCATGGGGATACAGTTATCAAAATGGGGGATACGTTAGAAATTCTAACAGATACGACCCATGCTGGTGATATTGTCCGCACTATTAATGAACAAATGTGA
- the pcrA gene encoding DNA helicase PcrA: MNPRQKEAVKNTEGPLLLMAGAGSGKTRVLTHRIAYLIEEKEVNPWNILAITFTNKAAKEMKERVNKIIPAGGEDVWVSTFHSMCVRILRREVDYIGYSRNFTIIDGSEQLTLMKRVLKELNIDPKKYDPRSILAAISNAKNALLTPSDYEAQQGAFFEEIVARCYDMYQQELKVNECMDFDDLIMNTIRLFKEHPESLHYYQNKFHYIHVDEYQDTNHAQYTLVNMLAERFRNLCVVGDADQSIYGWRGADMQNILDFEKDYPDAKVILLEQNYRSTQNILNAANQVIQNNQNRKDKKLWTQNDSGEKITYYRGDNERDEARFIVSEIQQKKQEQKRDYGDFAILYRTNAQSRVVEETLLKSNMPYKMVGGHKFYDRKEIKDILAYLQVIANPADSLSFERIVNVPKRGIGTTSLEKLRQFGNLHGFSLLEAAENSALANISGKAGKELADFAELIANFQKMRTYLTVTELTKEVLAKSGYEDELKRQNTLEAQNRLENLEEFLTVTQEFDKNYERENSGDEENADDKLSVFLNDLALLSDVDSFEESNSQVTLMTLHAAKGLEFPVVFLIGLEEGVFPLSRALMEESELEEERRLAYVGITRAEEELYLTNAFTRTLYGKTQYNRPSRFLEEIEDDLLTKAGQVAQPANSRPFSARKAQATRTYQQPSITGVTAKQNTGGEKSAWQVGDKLRHKKWGVGTVVKTNGTAKDMELDVAFPEQGIKRLLAAFAPIEKV, from the coding sequence ATGAATCCTCGTCAAAAAGAAGCTGTCAAAAATACAGAAGGTCCATTGTTGCTCATGGCAGGAGCTGGAAGTGGTAAAACCCGCGTGTTAACTCATAGAATCGCGTATTTAATTGAAGAAAAAGAAGTAAATCCTTGGAATATTTTGGCGATTACTTTTACAAATAAAGCTGCTAAAGAAATGAAAGAACGGGTGAATAAAATTATCCCGGCTGGTGGTGAAGATGTCTGGGTCTCTACTTTTCACTCAATGTGTGTTCGCATATTGCGACGAGAGGTAGATTATATTGGCTATTCGCGGAATTTTACCATTATTGATGGTTCTGAACAATTAACCTTAATGAAGCGTGTTTTAAAAGAATTGAATATCGATCCAAAAAAATATGATCCACGCTCTATTTTAGCGGCGATTTCAAATGCTAAAAATGCACTTTTAACACCAAGTGATTATGAAGCACAACAAGGTGCATTTTTTGAAGAGATTGTTGCCCGTTGTTATGATATGTATCAACAAGAATTAAAAGTAAATGAATGTATGGACTTTGATGACTTAATCATGAATACAATTCGTTTATTTAAAGAGCATCCTGAATCACTGCACTATTATCAAAATAAATTTCATTATATCCATGTTGATGAATATCAAGATACCAACCATGCCCAATATACGTTAGTTAATATGCTGGCTGAGCGTTTTCGCAATTTATGTGTGGTGGGAGATGCCGATCAAAGTATTTATGGTTGGCGGGGAGCAGATATGCAAAACATCTTGGACTTTGAAAAAGATTATCCTGACGCTAAAGTTATTTTATTGGAGCAAAATTATCGTTCCACTCAAAATATCTTAAATGCCGCAAACCAAGTAATTCAAAATAACCAAAATCGCAAAGACAAAAAGCTTTGGACACAAAACGATTCAGGCGAGAAAATCACTTATTATCGTGGTGACAATGAACGAGATGAGGCACGATTTATCGTCAGTGAAATTCAGCAAAAAAAACAAGAACAAAAACGTGATTACGGTGATTTCGCTATTTTATATCGGACCAATGCCCAATCTCGTGTGGTTGAAGAAACGTTATTGAAGTCAAATATGCCTTACAAAATGGTAGGCGGCCATAAGTTCTACGATCGAAAAGAAATTAAAGATATTCTGGCATACTTGCAAGTCATTGCCAATCCCGCTGATTCATTAAGTTTTGAACGAATTGTTAATGTACCAAAACGCGGTATTGGGACTACTTCGTTAGAGAAATTGCGACAATTTGGTAATCTCCACGGCTTTTCACTTTTAGAAGCAGCTGAAAATTCAGCATTGGCCAATATTAGTGGTAAAGCAGGGAAAGAGTTGGCTGATTTTGCCGAACTAATCGCAAACTTTCAAAAAATGCGCACCTATTTAACTGTTACCGAATTGACCAAAGAGGTCTTAGCAAAAAGTGGTTACGAAGATGAATTGAAGCGCCAAAACACGCTAGAAGCCCAAAACCGCTTAGAAAACTTAGAAGAGTTTTTAACAGTAACACAAGAATTTGATAAAAATTACGAGCGGGAAAATAGCGGCGATGAAGAAAATGCAGACGATAAATTATCGGTCTTTTTAAATGATTTGGCTTTGTTGTCAGATGTGGATAGTTTTGAAGAGTCAAATAGTCAAGTGACGTTAATGACCCTTCACGCTGCTAAAGGACTGGAATTTCCTGTTGTCTTTTTAATTGGCTTAGAAGAAGGGGTATTTCCCTTATCACGAGCGCTAATGGAAGAAAGTGAATTAGAAGAAGAGCGACGCTTGGCTTATGTAGGGATCACAAGGGCAGAAGAGGAATTGTATTTAACGAACGCTTTCACTCGGACCTTATACGGGAAAACCCAATACAACCGCCCTTCTCGCTTTTTAGAAGAAATTGAAGATGACCTACTTACAAAAGCTGGTCAAGTAGCACAGCCCGCAAATAGTCGCCCTTTTTCTGCTAGAAAAGCTCAAGCAACCAGAACATACCAACAACCGTCTATTACCGGGGTAACTGCAAAACAAAATACCGGTGGCGAGAAATCAGCTTGGCAAGTTGGAGATAAATTACGCCATAAAAAATGGGGAGTTGGAACCGTGGTAAAAACAAATGGGACGGCAAAAGATATGGAATTGGACGTTGCTTTTCCAGAGCAAGGAATCAAACGCCTGTTAGCAGCTTTTGCCCCAATCGAAAAAGTTTAG
- the ligA gene encoding NAD-dependent DNA ligase LigA — protein sequence MSESITELAKKAAALRQELNTYAYEYYVKDNPTVEDYVYDKLYHDLVAIEASYPELVTPDSPTQRVGGQVLQGFEKVVHDVPLYSLNDVFNKEEIIAFTNRVTKELGENVTYVCELKIDGLSVTLRYEEGLFIRGATRGDGTVGENITENLKTVRSIPLRLQEPLTIEVRGECFMPKKSFVALNEKRDEAGQAIFANPRNAAAGSLRQLDPKVTAKRNLDTFLYTVVDFGPLHVDDQYTALKQLENVGFHVNKERRLCKNIDEIWAYIEEFHKRRTTLPYEIDGVVIKVNDFHQQDELGFTVKAPRWAAAYKFPPEEAQTTLLDIEWSIGRTGVITPTAVMEPVRIAGTTVSRASLHNVDFIKQKDLHTFDTVTIYKAGDIIPEVAQVVLPLRKKDSQPVSIPTTCPICGSELVHLDDEVALRCINPKCPALIKEGLRHFVSRDAMNIDGLGPKVLAQMYDHHLLTDVAGLYSLTREQLLTLPKIKEKSANNILQAIAASKDNSVERLLFGLGIRHVGAKAAKILAENFGDLASIAIADKKSIISLDTLGETIADSVVTYFENEEVHELLQELKTAGVNFSFKGRVVQQSEIDSPFNGKTIVLTGKLTHYNRNEAKEKIENLGGKVTGSVSKKTDIVVAGEDAGSKLSKAEELGITVWNEEQMVEALDRSLVNED from the coding sequence ATGTCAGAATCTATAACGGAATTAGCAAAAAAAGCAGCTGCTTTACGACAAGAATTAAACACCTATGCCTATGAATACTATGTTAAAGATAATCCGACAGTTGAAGATTATGTCTATGACAAACTTTATCACGATTTAGTTGCCATCGAAGCAAGCTATCCTGAGCTTGTGACACCTGACTCACCAACACAACGGGTAGGCGGACAAGTATTACAAGGATTTGAAAAAGTTGTTCACGATGTGCCCTTATATAGTTTGAATGATGTCTTTAATAAAGAAGAGATCATCGCCTTTACAAACCGGGTGACAAAAGAGTTAGGAGAAAACGTTACGTATGTTTGTGAATTGAAAATCGACGGACTTTCGGTGACATTACGCTATGAAGAGGGACTTTTTATTCGGGGGGCTACTCGTGGAGATGGAACAGTTGGCGAAAATATTACCGAGAATTTAAAAACGGTGCGTTCGATTCCGTTGCGTTTACAAGAACCTTTGACAATTGAAGTCCGGGGTGAGTGTTTTATGCCCAAAAAATCCTTTGTGGCTTTAAATGAAAAAAGAGACGAAGCCGGACAAGCGATTTTTGCTAATCCCCGGAATGCTGCGGCAGGTAGTTTACGACAATTAGATCCCAAAGTCACGGCCAAACGAAATTTAGATACTTTTTTATATACAGTAGTTGATTTTGGACCACTACATGTTGATGACCAATATACTGCTTTAAAGCAATTAGAAAATGTTGGCTTTCACGTTAACAAAGAGCGGCGCCTATGCAAAAATATTGATGAAATTTGGGCTTATATCGAAGAATTCCACAAACGGCGGACAACACTGCCATATGAAATCGATGGGGTGGTAATTAAGGTCAATGATTTTCACCAACAAGATGAATTAGGCTTCACAGTTAAAGCACCCCGGTGGGCGGCTGCTTATAAATTTCCACCAGAAGAAGCGCAAACGACATTACTGGATATTGAATGGTCAATTGGCCGAACCGGTGTGATTACCCCAACCGCTGTCATGGAGCCTGTCAGAATAGCGGGTACTACCGTTAGTCGGGCTAGTTTGCACAATGTTGATTTTATTAAACAAAAGGATTTGCACACTTTTGATACTGTTACAATTTACAAAGCCGGTGACATCATCCCAGAAGTAGCGCAAGTCGTCTTGCCTTTACGAAAAAAAGATAGTCAGCCTGTTTCAATTCCAACTACTTGTCCAATTTGTGGCAGTGAGTTGGTCCACTTAGACGATGAAGTGGCTTTACGGTGTATTAATCCCAAATGTCCTGCCTTAATCAAAGAAGGCTTACGTCATTTTGTTTCCCGGGACGCGATGAATATTGATGGTTTAGGGCCCAAAGTACTGGCTCAAATGTATGACCACCACTTATTAACCGATGTTGCGGGGCTATATAGTTTAACGCGTGAGCAGTTGTTGACGTTACCTAAAATCAAAGAAAAATCGGCCAACAATATTTTACAAGCGATTGCCGCTAGTAAAGATAATTCTGTTGAGCGTTTGTTGTTTGGTTTAGGAATTCGCCATGTTGGTGCCAAAGCGGCAAAGATCTTAGCCGAAAACTTTGGCGACTTAGCGTCAATTGCCATAGCAGACAAAAAAAGCATCATCTCGCTGGATACTTTGGGTGAAACAATTGCTGATAGTGTTGTGACTTATTTTGAAAACGAAGAGGTACATGAACTCCTACAAGAGTTAAAAACAGCAGGCGTTAACTTCTCCTTTAAAGGAAGAGTTGTTCAGCAATCAGAAATTGATTCACCTTTTAATGGTAAAACAATTGTTTTAACGGGTAAATTAACCCATTACAATCGCAATGAAGCCAAAGAAAAAATTGAAAATCTTGGTGGGAAAGTTACTGGTAGCGTGTCGAAAAAAACTGATATTGTAGTTGCGGGAGAAGATGCCGGTAGTAAGCTTTCAAAAGCAGAAGAGTTAGGCATTACTGTCTGGAATGAAGAGCAGATGGTAGAAGCGCTAGATAGGAGTTTAGTTAATGAAGATTAA
- a CDS encoding CamS family sex pheromone protein yields the protein MKIKSLFLTSALVLLLTGCGNLDKGVTNVDNGGKNNGENMTTGRIDRSEYQAVINDGRYKTSAARELNATKLNSGYNQDNFETGLLRLSHQTFSPDKYFFQEGQKLDYDTIEKWLERNSDENNQGLNPADKSQPIIFQQLMEQDFLKEDGKTLAGMSLGFAFNSVYYGDDSQTQISRDELMANARKTINAVLTRVRKMDGLKNIPIVVGIFEQASKEDINGGNYIYTAVSKNGDTTIADFKGVNESHLALPVAADAKNIATQDGMSTKFNSFQSAVQNFFPNLVGVTGEIYYVDEQAENLTITIETKYYSKTEITSFTQYVGKQVESIFDSVNGNVEVQINSVEGPQAFVAKKPEQKEIISYIFN from the coding sequence ATGAAGATTAAATCATTGTTTTTAACAAGCGCATTAGTACTGTTGCTTACAGGTTGCGGCAATTTAGACAAAGGCGTTACAAATGTAGACAATGGCGGAAAAAATAATGGCGAAAATATGACGACTGGTCGAATTGACCGCTCCGAATATCAAGCTGTGATTAATGATGGTCGTTACAAAACGAGTGCAGCTAGAGAATTAAATGCCACAAAACTAAACAGTGGCTACAATCAAGATAATTTTGAAACAGGATTGTTGCGTTTATCCCACCAGACTTTTTCACCTGACAAATATTTTTTCCAAGAAGGTCAAAAGTTAGACTATGATACAATTGAAAAATGGTTGGAACGTAATTCAGACGAAAATAATCAAGGATTAAATCCTGCGGACAAAAGCCAACCTATCATTTTTCAACAATTAATGGAACAAGATTTCTTAAAAGAAGATGGGAAAACTTTAGCGGGAATGTCTTTGGGCTTTGCTTTTAACTCAGTTTACTATGGCGATGATAGTCAAACGCAAATCTCCCGGGATGAATTGATGGCCAATGCTAGAAAAACGATCAACGCTGTCCTTACAAGAGTACGTAAAATGGATGGTTTGAAAAATATCCCCATCGTGGTTGGCATCTTTGAACAAGCTAGTAAAGAAGATATCAACGGAGGAAATTACATCTATACCGCGGTGAGCAAAAACGGGGATACGACGATTGCTGATTTTAAAGGAGTTAACGAAAGTCATTTGGCACTTCCTGTAGCTGCCGATGCCAAAAATATCGCGACCCAAGATGGCATGAGTACGAAGTTTAATTCTTTTCAATCGGCGGTTCAAAATTTCTTTCCAAATTTAGTAGGTGTTACCGGTGAGATTTATTATGTCGATGAGCAGGCAGAAAACTTAACGATTACGATTGAAACAAAGTATTATAGTAAAACTGAAATTACAAGTTTCACGCAATATGTCGGAAAACAAGTAGAGTCAATTTTTGACTCGGTGAATGGTAATGTCGAAGTTCAAATTAATTCTGTGGAGGGACCACAAGCTTTCGTAGCGAAAAAACCCGAACAAAAAGAGATTATTTCTTATATTTTCAATTAG
- the gatC gene encoding Asp-tRNA(Asn)/Glu-tRNA(Gln) amidotransferase subunit GatC yields MAISEEQVKHVAKLAKLSFSETEAAEFTNQLGKIIEMVELLEEVDTTGVPFTSNVVETVNVMRPDRAEAGMNRADLMKNVPEKEDGFIKVPAIIDNGEAGA; encoded by the coding sequence ATGGCAATTAGTGAAGAACAAGTTAAGCATGTAGCAAAGCTTGCAAAACTTTCATTTTCTGAAACAGAAGCAGCAGAATTTACCAATCAATTGGGTAAAATTATCGAAATGGTAGAACTTTTAGAAGAAGTTGATACAACCGGCGTTCCCTTTACTTCCAATGTAGTGGAAACCGTTAACGTTATGCGCCCTGACCGTGCAGAGGCTGGAATGAATCGGGCTGATTTAATGAAAAATGTACCAGAAAAAGAAGACGGCTTTATTAAAGTGCCGGCAATTATTGACAATGGGGAGGCTGGCGCTTAA
- the gatA gene encoding Asp-tRNA(Asn)/Glu-tRNA(Gln) amidotransferase subunit GatA, which yields MENFYDKNLSELHDLLVAKEITATDLTAATIARIKETEPKVDAFITVSEEKALAQAKALDLKGIAEDNILAGIPIGIKDNIVTKDILTTAASKILSNFEPIYDATVMDKIYQADMIPVGKLNMDEFAMGGSSETSYFKKTKNAWDETKVPGGSSGGSAAAVAAGEVLVSLGSDTGGSIRQPAAFNGIVGMKPTYGRVSRFGLIAFASSLDQIGPLTKNVKDNALTLNAISGYDEKDGTSSGISVPDFTANLEKGVKGLKIGLPKEYLGEGVEPGVKAAIEKAAATFEKLGATVEEVSLPHSKYGVAVYYIIASSEASSNLQRFDGIRYGYRAENVENLEDVYVKSRSEGFGTEVKRRIMLGTFSLSAGYYDAYFKKAGQVRTLIKQDFDKVFNDYDLIIGPASPTVAFGLGEKINDPITMYMSDILTIPVNLAGLPGMSIPAGFSEGLPVGLQIIGKQFDEATMYQAAAAFEGATDFHLQKPVILGGNK from the coding sequence ATGGAAAACTTTTACGATAAAAATTTAAGCGAATTACATGATTTACTTGTTGCAAAAGAAATCACAGCCACTGATTTAACAGCAGCAACAATTGCGCGCATTAAAGAAACAGAACCAAAAGTGGATGCTTTTATTACAGTTAGTGAAGAAAAAGCATTGGCACAAGCAAAAGCTTTAGATTTAAAAGGAATTGCTGAAGATAATATTTTAGCGGGTATTCCGATTGGGATTAAAGACAATATTGTAACCAAGGATATTTTAACTACAGCTGCTTCTAAAATTTTATCTAATTTTGAACCAATTTATGATGCAACAGTCATGGATAAAATTTATCAAGCTGATATGATTCCTGTTGGTAAATTAAACATGGATGAATTTGCCATGGGCGGTAGTAGTGAAACATCTTATTTTAAAAAGACCAAAAACGCTTGGGATGAAACAAAAGTTCCCGGTGGTTCATCGGGCGGTTCTGCCGCAGCAGTAGCCGCAGGAGAAGTGCTAGTTTCTTTAGGTAGTGATACGGGTGGCTCAATTCGACAACCTGCTGCTTTTAATGGAATTGTGGGGATGAAACCGACATATGGTCGCGTATCACGTTTCGGCTTAATCGCTTTTGCATCTTCTTTGGACCAAATTGGACCATTAACGAAAAACGTGAAAGATAACGCACTGACTTTAAATGCAATTAGTGGTTATGATGAAAAAGATGGCACGAGCTCGGGTATTTCAGTTCCTGATTTTACAGCTAACCTTGAAAAAGGCGTAAAAGGCTTAAAAATTGGTTTGCCAAAAGAATATCTTGGTGAAGGTGTGGAGCCTGGGGTTAAAGCGGCGATTGAAAAAGCTGCGGCAACTTTTGAAAAATTAGGCGCTACAGTTGAAGAAGTTAGTCTGCCCCATTCAAAATATGGTGTTGCGGTTTATTATATTATCGCTTCTTCTGAAGCAAGCTCAAACTTACAACGTTTTGATGGCATTCGCTATGGATACCGCGCTGAAAATGTGGAAAATCTAGAAGACGTTTACGTAAAATCTCGTAGCGAAGGTTTCGGTACAGAAGTCAAACGTCGAATTATGTTAGGAACTTTCTCGTTAAGCGCTGGCTATTATGATGCTTACTTCAAAAAGGCTGGACAAGTACGGACCTTAATTAAACAAGATTTTGACAAAGTCTTTAATGACTACGATTTAATTATTGGACCTGCTTCACCAACTGTAGCTTTTGGCTTAGGTGAGAAAATTAATGATCCGATCACGATGTATATGAGTGATATTTTAACAATTCCAGTCAATTTAGCCGGACTTCCTGGGATGTCTATCCCAGCAGGCTTTTCTGAAGGATTACCAGTGGGCTTACAAATTATCGGCAAACAATTTGATGAAGCTACAATGTATCAAGCAGCAGCAGCATTTGAAGGTGCTACTGACTTTCATTTACAAAAACCAGTGATTTTAGGGGGGAATAAATAA
- the gatB gene encoding Asp-tRNA(Asn)/Glu-tRNA(Gln) amidotransferase subunit GatB, which produces MNFETVIGLEVHVELKTNSKIFSPAPAHFGAEPNSNTNVIDWGYPGVLPVMNKAAVEFGMKAALALNCEISKETHFDRKNYFYPDNPKAYQISQFDQPIGHDGWIEIEVEGQKKKIRIERVHLEEDAGKNMHGIGGYSYVDLNRQGTPLIEIVSEADMRSPEEAYAYLEALRSIILFTDVSDVKMEEGSMRCDANISIRPYGQEEFGTKTELKNLNSMSFVKKGLAFEEKRQAKVLLSGGEIQQETRRFDETTNKTILMRVKEGSSDYRYFPEPDIPRFVIDDEWITKVKATLPELPASRRLRYMNDFGLPEYDAKVLTLTKEMSDFFEATLQKGADAKLASNWLMGEVSAYLNSEKLELEETKLTPANLAGMIVLIQDGTISSKIAKKVFRELIQNGGDASEVVKAKGLVQLSDPAQLLPIINEVLDSNAQSIEDFKNGKDRAVGFLVGQIMKQTKGKANPAVVNQLLQTELAKR; this is translated from the coding sequence ATGAATTTTGAAACAGTTATTGGGTTAGAAGTTCACGTGGAACTAAAAACCAACTCTAAAATCTTTTCACCAGCGCCAGCTCACTTTGGGGCTGAACCAAATAGTAACACTAACGTAATTGACTGGGGCTATCCAGGGGTATTACCAGTCATGAATAAAGCAGCCGTCGAATTCGGGATGAAAGCAGCTTTAGCTTTGAACTGTGAAATCTCAAAAGAAACGCACTTTGACCGTAAAAACTATTTTTATCCAGATAATCCTAAAGCGTACCAAATTTCCCAATTTGACCAACCAATCGGACATGATGGCTGGATTGAAATTGAAGTAGAAGGCCAAAAGAAAAAAATTCGCATTGAGCGGGTTCATTTAGAAGAAGATGCTGGTAAAAATATGCACGGTATTGGTGGTTACTCTTATGTGGATTTAAATCGTCAAGGAACGCCGCTAATCGAAATCGTCTCAGAAGCAGATATGCGTTCTCCAGAAGAGGCGTATGCGTATTTAGAAGCGTTACGTTCAATTATCTTATTTACAGATGTCTCAGATGTAAAAATGGAAGAAGGCTCTATGCGCTGTGATGCCAATATCTCGATTCGTCCTTACGGGCAAGAGGAATTTGGTACCAAAACGGAATTAAAAAACTTAAACTCCATGAGCTTTGTTAAAAAAGGACTAGCTTTTGAAGAAAAACGTCAGGCTAAAGTTTTACTTTCAGGTGGCGAAATTCAACAAGAAACACGTCGCTTTGATGAAACAACTAACAAAACAATTTTAATGCGGGTCAAAGAAGGTTCAAGTGATTACCGTTACTTCCCAGAACCAGATATTCCTCGTTTTGTCATTGATGATGAATGGATCACAAAAGTAAAAGCAACATTACCTGAATTACCGGCTTCTCGTCGCTTACGTTATATGAATGATTTTGGTTTACCAGAATATGATGCTAAAGTCTTAACTTTAACAAAAGAAATGTCTGATTTCTTTGAAGCAACATTACAAAAAGGTGCAGATGCCAAACTTGCATCCAACTGGTTGATGGGTGAAGTCTCTGCTTATTTAAATAGTGAAAAGCTAGAATTAGAAGAAACAAAACTTACACCAGCAAACTTAGCAGGTATGATTGTCTTAATTCAAGATGGCACAATCAGCTCTAAAATCGCTAAAAAAGTCTTCCGAGAATTAATTCAAAACGGTGGCGATGCCAGTGAAGTTGTAAAAGCAAAAGGATTAGTACAGTTATCTGATCCTGCTCAATTATTGCCAATTATTAATGAAGTGTTAGATAGCAATGCGCAATCAATTGAAGACTTTAAAAATGGTAAAGATCGTGCAGTTGGCTTTCTAGTGGGACAAATTATGAAACAAACGAAAGGGAAAGCGAATCCGGCCGTGGTTAACCAATTGTTACAGACTGAATTGGCCAAACGCTAA